In Nonomuraea muscovyensis, one genomic interval encodes:
- a CDS encoding DUF305 domain-containing protein has protein sequence MRRVAAPPGFLTAALLAALLAALLAALLAALPVGCGSAEPAGGGDPVNAQDVMFVQMMVQHHRQGIEIAKVGADRGATPELKTLASAVAATQQNEVEMMLRWLHAWDQPVTAATGAHDHHGGLPETDRERIAALRRSKAVERDFLNLLIAHQDDAVQMAGSEVAGGANPEVTRWAAQVQASRRAQIQQMLGLLESISR, from the coding sequence GTGCGGCGCGTCGCGGCGCCGCCGGGCTTCCTGACGGCCGCCCTGCTGGCCGCCTTGTTGGCCGCCTTGTTGGCCGCCTTGTTGGCCGCACTGCCGGTCGGCTGCGGGTCCGCCGAGCCCGCGGGCGGCGGCGACCCGGTCAACGCCCAGGACGTGATGTTCGTGCAGATGATGGTGCAGCACCACCGGCAGGGCATCGAGATCGCCAAGGTGGGCGCGGACCGGGGCGCGACGCCCGAGCTGAAGACGCTGGCCTCGGCCGTGGCGGCCACGCAGCAGAACGAGGTGGAGATGATGCTGCGCTGGCTGCACGCCTGGGATCAGCCGGTGACGGCCGCCACGGGCGCGCACGACCACCACGGCGGCCTGCCCGAGACCGACAGGGAGCGCATCGCCGCGCTCAGGAGGTCGAAGGCCGTGGAACGCGACTTCCTCAACCTGCTCATCGCCCATCAGGACGACGCCGTCCAGATGGCCGGGTCCGAGGTGGCCGGTGGGGCCAACCCCGAGGTCACGCGCTGGGCCGCCCAGGTGCAGGCGTCCCGCCGGGCGCAGATCCAGCAGATGCTCGGCCTGCTGGAGTCGATCAGCCGGTGA
- a CDS encoding carbohydrate ABC transporter permease, whose translation MIRRAVLIVLGLVWLGPTYLLLVNASRPAASYDPSRAWAPSGDFALFANFATALDSANLGDSLASTALYSVVSPLLGVVIGALAGYTIVVLRLRHGFWWFLLLFGGTVFPSQMLLVPLFVGFSDAGLYDTRLGMILIYTAINVPLAAFVLRNFYSGVAFSIFEAARMDGASTWRIFWRVYLPISTSALAAVFILEFTFIWNDLIFGLTLTTTADVRPVMTALAGLMTDVYAGTPVPVGLAAGLVCSLPTVVLFLATQRLFARGLSLGSV comes from the coding sequence ATGATCCGCCGTGCCGTGCTGATCGTGCTCGGGCTGGTCTGGCTCGGGCCCACCTACCTGCTGCTCGTCAACGCCTCCCGGCCGGCGGCGTCCTACGACCCGTCCCGGGCGTGGGCGCCGTCGGGGGACTTCGCGCTGTTCGCCAACTTCGCCACCGCCCTGGACAGCGCGAACCTGGGCGACAGCCTGGCCAGCACCGCCCTCTACAGCGTCGTCTCGCCGCTGCTCGGGGTCGTGATCGGGGCGCTGGCCGGGTACACCATCGTGGTGCTGAGGCTGCGCCACGGCTTCTGGTGGTTCCTGCTCCTGTTCGGCGGCACCGTGTTCCCGTCGCAGATGCTGCTCGTGCCGCTGTTCGTCGGCTTCAGCGACGCCGGCCTGTACGACACGCGCCTCGGCATGATCCTCATCTACACGGCGATCAACGTGCCGCTGGCCGCGTTCGTGCTGCGCAACTTCTACAGCGGCGTGGCGTTCTCGATCTTCGAGGCGGCGCGGATGGACGGCGCCTCCACCTGGCGGATCTTCTGGCGCGTCTATCTGCCGATCTCGACCAGCGCGCTCGCCGCCGTGTTCATCCTCGAGTTCACCTTCATCTGGAACGACCTGATCTTCGGCCTGACGCTGACCACGACCGCTGACGTGCGGCCGGTGATGACGGCGCTGGCCGGTCTGATGACCGACGTGTACGCGGGCACCCCGGTGCCCGTCGGGCTGGCCGCCGGGCTCGTCTGCTCGCTGCCCACGGTCGTGCTGTTCCTCGCCACCCAGCGCCTCTTCGCCAGGGGCCTGTCCCTAGGGAGTGTCTGA
- a CDS encoding enolase C-terminal domain-like protein yields MRIVDIRATTVAVPLEAPLRHSNGAHWGRFIRTIVEVEADNGLVGLGEMGGGGESAEAAFRALVPYLKDHDPFQLEALRFKIANPTASLYNNRTQLLAAVEFACIDLMGQQLGVPACDLLGGRVRDAVPFASYLFFRYPAEGHPEIRTPGQLVEHARALKREHGFTVHKLKGGVFPPDYELECYRALAEALPGDRLRYDPNAVLSLAEGLRFGRAIEHLDNDYLEDPVWGLEGLRAVREQVRVPLATNTVVVNFEQLASNVLRRAADVVLLDTTFWGGIRPCVKAAGVCETFQLGVAVHSSGELGIQLATMLHLGAVLPNLTYAADAHYHQLRDDVIVGGKLAYADGAIPVPTGPGLGVRLDPDRVARYAELYRELGGYPYDRDPGRPGWYAGVPNERFADPTVSGEV; encoded by the coding sequence GTGAGGATCGTCGACATCCGGGCCACCACGGTCGCCGTCCCCCTGGAGGCGCCGCTGCGGCACAGCAACGGCGCCCACTGGGGCCGGTTCATCCGCACGATCGTCGAGGTCGAGGCCGACAACGGGCTCGTCGGCCTGGGGGAGATGGGCGGCGGCGGCGAGAGCGCCGAGGCGGCCTTCCGGGCGCTCGTGCCGTACCTGAAGGACCACGACCCGTTCCAGCTCGAAGCGCTCCGCTTCAAGATCGCCAACCCGACGGCGTCGCTGTACAACAACCGCACCCAGCTCCTGGCCGCCGTCGAGTTCGCCTGCATCGACCTCATGGGGCAGCAGCTCGGCGTGCCCGCCTGTGACCTGCTCGGCGGGCGGGTCCGCGACGCCGTGCCGTTCGCCTCCTACCTGTTCTTCCGCTACCCGGCCGAGGGACACCCCGAGATCCGCACGCCCGGCCAGCTCGTCGAGCACGCGCGGGCACTGAAGCGGGAGCACGGGTTCACCGTGCACAAGCTGAAGGGCGGCGTGTTCCCGCCGGACTACGAGCTGGAGTGCTACCGGGCGCTGGCCGAAGCCCTCCCCGGCGACCGGCTGCGCTACGACCCCAACGCGGTGCTGTCGCTGGCCGAGGGGCTGCGGTTCGGCCGGGCCATCGAGCACCTGGACAACGACTACCTGGAGGACCCCGTCTGGGGCCTCGAAGGGCTGCGCGCGGTGCGCGAGCAGGTGCGGGTGCCGCTCGCCACCAACACCGTCGTCGTCAACTTCGAGCAGCTCGCGTCCAACGTGCTGCGCCGCGCGGCCGACGTGGTGCTGCTCGACACCACCTTCTGGGGCGGCATCCGGCCGTGCGTGAAGGCGGCGGGGGTGTGCGAGACGTTCCAGCTCGGGGTGGCCGTGCACTCCTCCGGCGAGCTGGGCATCCAGCTCGCCACGATGCTGCACCTCGGCGCGGTGCTGCCCAACCTCACCTACGCGGCCGACGCCCACTACCACCAGCTCCGCGACGACGTGATCGTGGGCGGCAAGCTGGCCTACGCGGACGGCGCCATCCCGGTGCCCACCGGGCCGGGGCTCGGCGTGCGGCTGGATCCCGACCGGGTGGCCCGCTACGCCGAGCTGTACCGGGAGCTGGGCGGCTACCCCTACGACCGCGACCCCGGGCGGCCCGGCTGGTACGCCGGCGTCCCCAACGAGCGCTTCGCCGACCCCACGGTCAGCGGCGAGGTGTAG
- a CDS encoding glycoside hydrolase family 38 N-terminal domain-containing protein, with amino-acid sequence MTSRLLQRSLGSPDYDGIRQALRDDTSTPVIDLRGLQVRVAVLPLFTHDGRQAVRVSSTRPLTHVLVGVDSATGGDVTLLVPEVTAPRTFTLESRDDEGLVGTAQVTVTPQRKWNVFVVHHSHLDIGYTDPQGTVLRHHLDYLDAAVRLARETASWPDDARFRWTVESSMPALRWLAARPAEQVEAFAALAREGVIEVTALPFQLHTEACSTEELYRQLRFTAELRDRFGFATTSAMHTDVPGAVVGLVDALDAAGVRYLAAAHNWAGRSVPYLHGGDKLTRPFRWRAPSGNELLVWFTDTPHGMAYMEGNTVGLTDSYELADDLLPRYLAALATRGYPYGPGTFGWQGPDAPREPYELDVLHLRVQGAHADNAGPSVVPASIARTWNERWAYPRLRSAVNSDFFRHVEEHHLDRLAVHEGDWTDWWADGLGSGARPLGYVRRAQSALRAAETLHTLAGADATEQIDAAYDKVALFNEHTWGAANPWEDAEEAGDSGGLQWTRKSSGAYDAKDDAADLLHAAARRFGAAVSGEPVEGTLASFAVFNPGTTGRTDIVRAFLPRDVVPADVPIALVDGRTGEPLAHHEEYVHPDDWPTRPIGRHLHAVVPCVPGHGYVRIDVVRGEGQAPEPVRLDPSGVIENEFYRVSYDVGAGHIGSIFDKTAGRELVNGDAAAGFGQYVYDRYATAPHFNHLSGHVGAHDRTLLGDRAIGTHATIVKAERTAVGEKLVVELRGKGVDWLRTTIELHRGVARVDLTYQLAKQGTPAKEAVFLAFPFATGPATAWELTGGVGGPDVPRVPGSAAYMLPIRHWIAFDDPELTVAWATLEAPLVQLGTIHMPYAPFPPTLDHEDGTVYSWALNNIWDTNFPAQQQGETTFRYAVMSAAGAVGRRLGTLAAAGLTEPFAGVLLRGPAADPTLTYVVVEHPDVLITSIGRAGAEHVVRLQSLAPEPVETMVTLPGLVSATVSAGLRHGREPAEVVGESVTVRLPSCGVAAIWGTCQ; translated from the coding sequence TTGACCAGCCGGTTGCTGCAGCGGAGCCTGGGCTCCCCCGACTACGACGGGATCAGGCAGGCGCTGCGCGACGACACCTCGACCCCGGTGATCGACCTGCGGGGGCTGCAGGTGCGGGTCGCGGTGCTGCCGCTGTTCACCCACGACGGCCGGCAGGCGGTCCGGGTCTCCAGCACGCGGCCGCTGACGCACGTGCTGGTCGGCGTGGACAGCGCCACCGGCGGCGACGTCACGCTCCTCGTGCCCGAGGTGACGGCGCCGCGCACGTTCACGCTGGAGTCGCGCGACGACGAGGGGCTGGTCGGCACCGCCCAGGTCACGGTGACGCCGCAGCGCAAGTGGAACGTGTTCGTCGTCCACCACTCCCACCTCGACATCGGCTACACCGACCCGCAGGGCACGGTGCTGCGCCACCACCTCGACTACCTCGACGCCGCGGTCCGGCTGGCGCGGGAGACCGCCTCCTGGCCGGACGACGCGAGGTTCCGCTGGACGGTCGAGTCGTCGATGCCCGCGCTGCGCTGGCTGGCCGCCCGGCCCGCCGAGCAGGTGGAGGCGTTCGCCGCGCTGGCCCGCGAGGGCGTCATCGAGGTGACCGCGCTGCCGTTCCAGCTGCACACCGAGGCGTGCTCGACCGAGGAGCTCTACCGCCAGCTCCGCTTCACCGCCGAGCTGCGCGACCGGTTCGGTTTCGCCACCACGTCGGCCATGCACACCGACGTGCCGGGCGCCGTGGTCGGGCTGGTGGACGCGCTCGACGCGGCCGGGGTGCGCTACCTCGCCGCCGCGCACAACTGGGCCGGCCGGTCGGTGCCCTACCTGCACGGGGGCGACAAGCTGACCCGGCCGTTCCGGTGGCGGGCGCCGAGCGGCAACGAGCTGCTGGTGTGGTTCACCGACACGCCGCACGGCATGGCGTACATGGAGGGCAACACGGTCGGCCTGACCGACTCCTACGAGCTGGCCGACGACCTGCTGCCGCGCTACCTGGCCGCCCTGGCCACGCGCGGCTACCCGTACGGGCCGGGCACGTTCGGCTGGCAGGGGCCGGACGCGCCGCGCGAGCCGTACGAGCTGGACGTGCTGCACCTGCGGGTGCAGGGGGCGCACGCCGACAACGCCGGGCCGTCGGTCGTGCCCGCCTCGATCGCCCGCACCTGGAACGAGCGGTGGGCCTACCCGCGGCTGCGCTCGGCCGTCAACAGCGACTTCTTCCGGCACGTCGAGGAGCACCACCTCGACCGGCTGGCCGTGCACGAGGGCGACTGGACCGACTGGTGGGCCGACGGCCTGGGCTCGGGCGCCCGACCGCTCGGCTACGTGCGGCGCGCGCAGTCGGCGCTGCGGGCCGCCGAGACCCTGCACACGCTGGCCGGGGCCGACGCCACCGAGCAGATCGACGCCGCCTACGACAAGGTGGCGCTGTTCAACGAGCACACCTGGGGCGCCGCGAACCCGTGGGAGGACGCCGAGGAGGCGGGCGACTCCGGCGGCCTGCAGTGGACCCGCAAGTCGTCGGGCGCCTACGACGCGAAGGACGACGCGGCCGACCTGCTGCACGCCGCGGCCCGCCGGTTCGGCGCCGCCGTGTCCGGCGAGCCGGTCGAGGGGACGCTGGCGTCGTTCGCCGTCTTCAACCCGGGCACGACAGGACGGACCGACATCGTGCGGGCGTTCCTGCCGCGCGACGTGGTACCGGCCGACGTCCCGATCGCACTGGTGGACGGGCGCACGGGCGAGCCGCTGGCCCACCACGAGGAGTACGTGCACCCCGACGACTGGCCGACCCGGCCGATCGGCCGGCATCTGCACGCGGTCGTGCCGTGCGTGCCCGGCCACGGCTACGTCCGGATCGACGTGGTACGCGGCGAGGGCCAGGCGCCCGAGCCGGTCCGGCTGGACCCGAGCGGAGTGATCGAGAACGAGTTCTACCGGGTGAGCTACGACGTCGGCGCGGGCCACATCGGCTCGATCTTCGACAAGACGGCCGGGCGGGAGCTGGTGAACGGCGACGCGGCGGCCGGGTTCGGCCAGTACGTCTACGACCGCTACGCCACGGCCCCCCACTTCAACCACCTGTCCGGCCACGTCGGGGCGCACGACAGGACGCTGCTCGGCGACCGGGCGATCGGCACGCACGCCACGATCGTCAAGGCCGAGCGGACGGCCGTCGGCGAGAAGCTCGTCGTCGAGCTGCGCGGCAAGGGCGTCGACTGGTTGCGCACCACGATCGAGCTGCACCGCGGCGTCGCCCGCGTGGACCTGACCTACCAGCTCGCCAAGCAGGGCACCCCGGCCAAGGAGGCGGTCTTCCTGGCCTTCCCGTTCGCCACCGGCCCGGCCACCGCGTGGGAGCTGACCGGCGGCGTCGGCGGGCCCGACGTGCCCCGGGTGCCGGGCTCGGCCGCCTACATGCTGCCGATCCGGCACTGGATCGCCTTCGACGACCCCGAGCTGACCGTCGCCTGGGCCACGCTGGAGGCGCCGCTGGTGCAGCTCGGCACCATCCACATGCCGTACGCGCCGTTCCCGCCGACCCTCGACCACGAGGACGGCACGGTCTACTCGTGGGCGCTCAACAACATCTGGGACACCAATTTCCCGGCGCAGCAGCAGGGCGAGACGACGTTCCGGTACGCGGTCATGTCGGCGGCGGGCGCCGTCGGCCGGCGGCTCGGCACGCTGGCCGCCGCCGGGCTGACCGAGCCGTTCGCCGGAGTCCTGCTCCGCGGCCCGGCCGCCGACCCCACCCTGACGTACGTCGTGGTCGAGCACCCCGACGTGCTGATCACCTCGATCGGCCGGGCCGGGGCGGAGCACGTGGTCAGGCTCCAGTCGCTGGCCCCCGAGCCGGTCGAGACGATGGTCACCCTGCCGGGCCTGGTCTCGGCCACGGTGAGCGCGGGCCTGCGGCACGGGCGCGAACCCGCCGAGGTGGTGGGCGAGTCGGTCACGGTACGGCTGCCCTCGTGCGGCGTGGCCGCGATCTGGGGGACGTGCCAGTGA
- a CDS encoding FadR/GntR family transcriptional regulator — protein MSEVARPTLSDALTERMLELIRTGGHRPGDRLPSTRELSQRFAVTTPTLREALRRLEATGAIEMRHGSGIYVGSAIERIVLPNPNMREMRGAQLLELLDARIVIEPPLAAMAARRARGDDLAELERVLGEAATHLRGEDAELHEANMTFHRATARLAGNSVLHEVVDSLLTVHGAEQREILQIFDDRRRDHDEHHTILQAIVAGDAGAAEERMRAHLVDVKTVIEQRLHQPPK, from the coding sequence ATGTCCGAGGTAGCGCGGCCGACCCTTTCCGACGCCCTGACCGAGCGCATGCTGGAGCTCATCCGCACGGGTGGGCACCGGCCGGGCGACCGGCTGCCCTCCACCAGGGAGCTGTCCCAGCGTTTCGCCGTCACCACCCCGACGCTGCGCGAGGCGCTGCGCAGGCTGGAGGCGACCGGTGCCATCGAGATGCGGCACGGGTCGGGCATCTACGTCGGCTCCGCCATCGAGCGCATCGTGCTGCCCAACCCCAACATGCGCGAGATGCGCGGCGCCCAGCTCCTGGAACTGCTGGACGCGCGCATCGTCATCGAGCCGCCGCTGGCGGCCATGGCCGCCCGGCGGGCGCGAGGCGACGACCTGGCGGAGCTGGAACGGGTGCTCGGCGAGGCCGCCACGCACCTGCGCGGCGAGGACGCCGAGCTGCACGAGGCCAACATGACCTTCCACCGGGCGACCGCGCGGCTGGCGGGCAACAGCGTCCTGCACGAGGTCGTCGACTCGCTGCTCACCGTCCACGGAGCCGAGCAGCGGGAGATCCTGCAGATCTTCGACGACCGGCGCCGCGACCACGACGAGCACCACACGATCCTCCAGGCCATCGTCGCGGGCGACGCCGGCGCGGCCGAGGAGCGCATGCGGGCCCACCTGGTGGACGTCAAGACGGTCATCGAACAGAGGTTGCACCAACCCCCCAAGTGA
- a CDS encoding ABC transporter substrate-binding protein, with protein sequence MIRSRMATFGVLALLLAACGGNGAATQQKKSELTLYNDKGAWTKFFDEMGALSKQRIGLGMKPTGYTDSAQYQAFIKASFRTNVKPDLFTWQTGGMLEEIVKQRQVAETTAVWQEAIKAGDLSQDLMPYYTIGGKQYCVPMNVAYWGMFYNKKIFDEHGLQPPATWDDLVKAAATLKKAGVTPFYHTSVLFSFVWFEQLMAGMDPDLYDRLSTGKAKYTDPGVVRVMEKWKELIDAGYFMNPGDKTDPGDVMKTGKAAMVSFGTWFNTSMTQRDLKAGTDYGFFVIPNVDPALPKTSVIFESGPLCSLTKAADPEAGTKYLKWWTTAEAQEKWATTRGDVSANPKVTIKDEALGQITKDAGGGKYRLVNRYFEATPPPILTAALDGFGKFVTEPGTYKEVLETIQKEADEYWSTHQ encoded by the coding sequence ATGATCCGGTCACGCATGGCCACGTTCGGCGTGCTCGCCCTGTTGCTCGCCGCCTGCGGCGGTAACGGCGCCGCCACCCAGCAGAAGAAGAGCGAGCTGACGCTCTACAACGACAAGGGCGCCTGGACCAAGTTCTTCGACGAGATGGGCGCGCTGTCCAAGCAGCGGATCGGCCTCGGCATGAAGCCGACGGGCTACACCGACTCCGCCCAGTACCAGGCGTTCATCAAGGCGTCGTTCCGGACGAACGTCAAGCCTGACCTGTTCACCTGGCAGACCGGGGGGATGCTGGAGGAGATCGTCAAGCAGCGGCAGGTGGCCGAGACCACGGCCGTCTGGCAGGAGGCGATCAAGGCCGGCGATCTGTCGCAGGACCTGATGCCCTACTACACGATCGGCGGCAAGCAGTACTGCGTGCCGATGAACGTCGCGTACTGGGGCATGTTCTACAACAAGAAGATCTTCGACGAGCACGGCCTGCAGCCGCCCGCCACCTGGGACGACCTCGTCAAGGCCGCCGCGACGCTGAAGAAGGCCGGCGTCACGCCGTTCTACCACACCAGCGTGCTGTTCTCCTTCGTCTGGTTCGAGCAGCTCATGGCCGGCATGGACCCCGACCTGTACGACCGGCTGTCCACGGGCAAGGCCAAGTACACCGACCCGGGCGTGGTCCGCGTGATGGAGAAGTGGAAGGAACTCATCGACGCCGGATATTTCATGAACCCGGGTGACAAGACGGATCCGGGCGACGTGATGAAGACCGGCAAGGCGGCGATGGTCTCGTTCGGCACCTGGTTCAACACCAGCATGACCCAGCGCGACCTCAAGGCCGGCACCGACTACGGCTTCTTCGTGATCCCCAACGTCGATCCCGCCCTCCCCAAGACCTCGGTCATCTTCGAGAGCGGCCCGCTCTGCTCGCTGACCAAGGCCGCCGACCCCGAGGCCGGCACGAAGTACCTCAAGTGGTGGACCACCGCCGAGGCCCAGGAGAAGTGGGCCACGACCCGCGGCGACGTCAGCGCCAACCCGAAGGTGACCATCAAGGACGAGGCGCTCGGCCAGATCACCAAGGACGCGGGCGGCGGCAAGTACCGCCTGGTCAACCGCTACTTCGAGGCGACCCCGCCGCCCATCCTGACGGCCGCGCTCGACGGCTTCGGCAAGTTCGTCACCGAGCCCGGCACGTACAAGGAGGTCCTGGAGACGATCCAGAAGGAGGCCGACGAGTACTGGAGCACGCACCAGTGA
- a CDS encoding carbohydrate ABC transporter permease has translation MTRAPMLGRFRYGYVAPAALLVAVLLYAPFVWTAYLSLTRYDGLAPPEWAGLANFAKLFDDPALLTSTRNTLLWVAGTMILPVGLGLLVAVLSYDLRGGAWYRVPFMLPYALSGAGLAMVWSPVLSHDGVANALLGVDTAFLQEAPANTLAMLLVWTWQQLGVNTLLFVVGLQSIPKEPIEAARLDGASGWRLFRHVIWPLMRPLTAVVVGLALVASLKTFDIVWVMTQGGPGRNSETLAVTMYKETFVASDYGYGSAVAVLLTVVTGLASYLYLRRQVR, from the coding sequence GTGACCCGCGCCCCGATGCTGGGCCGGTTCCGGTACGGGTACGTGGCTCCCGCCGCGCTGCTGGTCGCGGTGTTGCTCTACGCGCCGTTCGTGTGGACCGCGTACCTGAGCCTGACCCGTTACGACGGGCTGGCGCCACCGGAGTGGGCCGGCCTGGCCAACTTCGCCAAGCTGTTCGACGACCCGGCACTGCTCACCTCCACCCGCAACACCCTGCTCTGGGTGGCCGGCACGATGATCCTGCCGGTCGGGCTGGGCCTGCTGGTGGCGGTGCTGTCGTACGACCTCAGAGGCGGCGCGTGGTACCGGGTGCCGTTCATGCTGCCGTACGCGCTCAGCGGCGCCGGGCTCGCCATGGTGTGGAGCCCGGTCCTGTCGCACGACGGCGTCGCCAACGCGCTGCTCGGCGTGGACACCGCGTTCCTGCAGGAGGCTCCGGCCAACACGCTGGCGATGCTGCTGGTGTGGACCTGGCAGCAGCTCGGCGTCAACACGCTGCTGTTCGTGGTGGGCCTCCAGTCGATCCCCAAGGAGCCCATCGAGGCGGCCCGGCTCGACGGCGCGTCGGGGTGGCGGCTGTTCCGGCACGTCATCTGGCCGCTGATGAGGCCGCTGACCGCCGTCGTGGTGGGGCTGGCGCTCGTGGCGAGCCTGAAGACGTTCGACATCGTCTGGGTGATGACGCAGGGCGGGCCGGGCCGCAACTCCGAGACGCTCGCGGTGACCATGTACAAGGAGACGTTCGTGGCCAGCGACTACGGCTACGGCTCGGCGGTCGCGGTGCTGCTGACGGTCGTCACCGGGCTCGCCTCCTACCTCTACCTCAGGAGGCAGGTGCGATGA
- a CDS encoding SDR family NAD(P)-dependent oxidoreductase, with the protein MTEFAGKVALVTGGSMGIGRAVVDRLADGGASVVFCGADAEAAFDSEHVTGVVADVRRAGDMRDLADLAVARYGGLDVVVTCAGVQRYGTVVDTPEDVWDEVLDINLKGVYLACKAAIPYLRARGGGSIVLMSSVQAFASQARVAAYTASKAALNGLTRAMALDHAADGIRVNVVCPGSVDTPMLRWAADLWRGPLSQEEQVARWGAAHPLGRVARAEEVAELVAFLAGPRSSFITGAEHRVDGGLLARNPAALPE; encoded by the coding sequence ATGACGGAGTTCGCCGGAAAGGTGGCGCTGGTCACGGGCGGCTCGATGGGGATCGGCCGCGCGGTGGTGGACCGGCTGGCGGACGGCGGGGCGTCCGTGGTCTTCTGCGGCGCCGACGCGGAGGCGGCGTTCGACAGCGAGCACGTGACGGGCGTCGTCGCCGACGTGCGGCGGGCGGGCGACATGCGTGACCTGGCCGACCTGGCCGTGGCCAGGTACGGCGGGCTGGACGTCGTGGTGACGTGCGCCGGGGTGCAGCGGTACGGCACGGTCGTGGACACCCCGGAGGACGTCTGGGACGAGGTGCTCGACATCAACCTCAAGGGCGTCTACCTGGCCTGCAAGGCGGCCATCCCCTACCTGCGGGCGCGCGGCGGCGGATCGATCGTGCTGATGTCGTCGGTGCAGGCGTTCGCCTCGCAGGCGCGGGTGGCGGCCTACACCGCGAGCAAGGCCGCGCTGAACGGCCTGACCCGGGCCATGGCGCTGGACCACGCGGCCGACGGCATCCGGGTGAACGTGGTGTGTCCGGGGTCGGTGGACACGCCGATGCTGCGGTGGGCCGCCGACCTGTGGCGGGGGCCGTTGTCGCAGGAGGAGCAGGTGGCGCGGTGGGGCGCCGCCCATCCGCTGGGCCGGGTGGCCAGGGCGGAGGAGGTGGCCGAGCTGGTGGCGTTCCTGGCGGGGCCGCGCTCGTCGTTCATCACCGGGGCGGAGCACCGGGTGGACGGCGGGCTGCTGGCGCGCAACCCGGCCGCCCTCCCGGAGTGA